A window from Shewanella livingstonensis encodes these proteins:
- a CDS encoding histone deacetylase family protein, with amino-acid sequence MSIPFVYHASYSQLALPSTHRFPTSKYHNLYQHALKQQLLFEQHRYTPSAISKAMLYGVHCPQYVEQFINGTLDHKAMRRIGFPWSSELVTRTLHAINGTRLCAELALEYGIAVHLTGGYHHAHYDFGSGFCIFNDLIIAAKSAIHSGKVDKVLIFDCDVHQGDGTATLAQGYPDIISCSIHCAQNFPSRKQQSDHDIDLNKGCTDKNYLEHIQQILPYLIRLHQPDLIIYDAGVDIHQHDDLGYFDISNQGILDRDKQVISIAKMHRIPLAAVIGGGYSRSEDELTIRHSQLLIAANQIWSSPS; translated from the coding sequence ATGTCTATTCCTTTTGTGTATCACGCCAGCTATTCACAGCTGGCGTTGCCTAGCACTCATCGTTTTCCAACCAGCAAATATCATAATTTGTACCAGCATGCGCTCAAACAACAATTATTGTTTGAGCAACATCGCTATACTCCCTCGGCAATCTCTAAAGCAATGCTTTATGGCGTACATTGTCCGCAGTATGTTGAACAATTTATTAATGGCACTCTAGACCATAAAGCCATGAGGCGTATCGGCTTTCCATGGAGCAGTGAATTAGTTACTCGTACCCTACATGCTATAAATGGTACCCGTTTATGTGCCGAGCTGGCGCTTGAATATGGTATAGCAGTCCACTTAACGGGTGGCTATCACCATGCTCACTATGATTTTGGCAGCGGCTTTTGCATCTTTAATGACTTAATTATTGCAGCAAAATCAGCCATCCATAGTGGTAAAGTAGATAAGGTACTCATTTTTGATTGTGATGTGCATCAAGGAGATGGAACCGCCACACTCGCTCAAGGTTACCCTGACATCATTAGTTGCTCGATCCATTGCGCGCAAAATTTTCCGTCTCGAAAGCAGCAATCTGATCATGATATTGATTTAAATAAAGGTTGTACTGATAAGAACTACCTAGAACACATACAACAAATATTACCTTACCTCATTAGGCTGCATCAGCCAGATCTGATCATCTATGATGCTGGGGTCGATATTCATCAACATGATGACCTAGGATATTTCGATATTTCAAATCAAGGTATTCTCGATCGAGACAAACAGGTGATATCGATAGCAAAAATGCATCGCATCCCACTTGCAGCCGTCATAGGTGGAGGCTATAGTCGTAGTGAAGATGAATTAACGATTCGACATAGCCAATTGTTAATTGCAGCAAATCAAATATGGTCATCACCGAGTTAA
- a CDS encoding TSUP family transporter, with protein MDLLLDPSHWAVLAVIGIIAGFIDAIVGGGGLLSIPALLTVGIPPHLALGTNKLAACFGSFTSSYTFYKQQLFTPRLWKACFFATLIGSIAGCGLVFLIDPLLLEKILPLLIISIAVYTLFSPKAMGDKNTIVPKYRSPKYKQICQGFMLGGYDGFAGPGIGAFWTVSSISLHKLPLLHSCGLARVMTAVSNITALIIFASMGQVQWILGLWMGICMMAGSFIGARSAIRFGIPFIKPIFIIMVLSIAVHLTWSAWA; from the coding sequence TTGGATTTATTATTAGACCCTAGCCATTGGGCTGTATTAGCGGTCATCGGTATTATTGCAGGTTTTATTGATGCTATAGTTGGTGGTGGTGGGCTTCTGTCTATTCCGGCATTACTAACGGTAGGTATCCCCCCTCATTTAGCGTTAGGGACTAACAAGCTTGCCGCTTGTTTTGGCTCCTTTACCTCAAGCTACACCTTCTATAAACAACAGTTATTTACCCCGCGATTATGGAAAGCGTGCTTTTTTGCTACGCTGATAGGATCTATTGCTGGTTGTGGCTTAGTATTTCTCATTGATCCGCTATTGTTAGAAAAAATATTACCATTGCTGATTATTAGTATCGCGGTTTACACCTTATTTAGCCCTAAAGCGATGGGGGACAAAAATACCATCGTTCCTAAATATCGCTCACCCAAATACAAACAGATTTGCCAAGGGTTTATGTTAGGTGGATACGATGGGTTTGCCGGACCAGGTATTGGCGCTTTTTGGACTGTGTCGTCTATCTCATTACACAAACTCCCTCTATTACACAGTTGTGGACTAGCACGAGTCATGACCGCTGTGAGTAATATCACCGCATTAATTATTTTTGCATCAATGGGACAAGTGCAATGGATCCTTGGGTTGTGGATGGGCATATGCATGATGGCGGGATCATTTATCGGCGCAAGAAGCGCGATTCGATTCGGAATACCTTTTATTAAACCAATATTTATTATTATGGTATTGTCGATAGCAGTCCATCTTACGTGGAGTGCATGGGCATGA
- a CDS encoding primosomal replication protein, giving the protein MNTQQLVSMLKQQLAQLEQDALIHDQNLAPSQRQSLIEIERFNSQLFAQQGAQLSPCITQLRQDIKQLEKQLFLKLGGNVIQLSCNRIQDRFSALRRALLTTDINLKSEQQRKASNRARYAKKQQQAIQDSGFGWIASNVMQNSHQLYAELNKHLNWAKKIEQKIQQMEATLEFCHSDDKIKLQNDILSMHRRLGKCKQATSYIEERIQLFERPRQSYPR; this is encoded by the coding sequence ATGAATACCCAACAACTGGTCTCAATGTTAAAACAGCAACTTGCACAGCTTGAGCAAGATGCATTGATCCACGACCAAAATTTAGCGCCTTCACAGCGGCAATCACTCATCGAGATTGAACGTTTTAACAGTCAGCTGTTTGCTCAACAAGGTGCTCAACTCAGCCCTTGCATCACCCAGTTACGACAAGATATTAAACAACTGGAAAAACAACTATTTCTTAAGTTGGGTGGCAATGTGATTCAACTCAGTTGTAATCGTATTCAAGACAGATTCAGTGCCTTACGCAGAGCATTGCTAACCACTGACATTAATCTTAAATCTGAACAGCAGCGTAAAGCCAGTAATCGAGCCCGCTATGCTAAAAAACAACAACAAGCAATTCAAGACAGTGGCTTTGGTTGGATAGCCAGCAATGTAATGCAAAACAGCCATCAACTCTACGCTGAGCTCAATAAACATTTAAATTGGGCCAAAAAAATAGAGCAAAAAATACAACAAATGGAAGCAACACTTGAATTCTGTCATAGTGATGACAAAATAAAATTGCAAAATGATATCCTCTCAATGCATCGTCGCTTAGGCAAATGTAAACAAGCAACCAGTTATATTGAAGAGCGTATTCAACTTTTTGAAAGACCTCGCCAAAGTTACCCACGTTAA
- a CDS encoding OmcA/MtrC family decaheme c-type cytochrome, whose product MMNKKYIKKALLLAMSASMTLVGCGGGDDGVAGNPGTPGGEPAEAIKTLNLDITKVTYQDSKPTIEVFATNEKDLPVAGLKDFEIKKVVQLIPAGASGAGNSAQWQFIGSEKAFTDHGNGNYSFTVNVEGFNPDLTQRYNVIASASTLQDGVTGVPRTEITEDFDGEGFEAKYTKNIVSGATCNTCHAEGESIYHSYTDLETCTSCHTNELAIEKGKVQDEFSHLIHNVHNNAKMYGRNLDKSAEVAHAIVQDNCTTCHVNSEQLSESNNWSRIPTMEACSSCHTDIDFKTGQGHPQQVDNSNCIACHNASWTEELHTTSYTQKKAFIDLYGMTATLTANKSSAEDKSATLSVTILDANGTAIDATSLVSKIQRVETITNVGPNFPIMGYNPSPGSGLAKISKDLIKAGLLQADVVIESGKLVYNIASLPFGSGDTDTAFSFIGLEMCNDGLQAIDCVDSVATTSMKAEFTVGTFSGNAPSYRHTDSVNFGSCDNCHGDTFELHKGHHAGFVMSEQLARELNGEVTIGLDGCVACHTPDGTYASGANKGAIEMKLHSVHGEQGIIKDCTQCHNDFNLDAFKVKGALATSAGLYTTPITATCASCHGFDTISQHAQSQGAVVNGSYQEANDAAQLETCFFCHAPTIENHTQVKL is encoded by the coding sequence ATGATGAATAAAAAATACATAAAAAAGGCATTGTTACTTGCTATGTCAGCATCAATGACACTGGTAGGTTGTGGCGGAGGCGATGATGGTGTTGCTGGTAATCCAGGAACCCCTGGCGGCGAGCCTGCTGAAGCGATTAAAACACTAAACTTAGATATCACCAAAGTTACCTATCAAGACAGCAAACCCACTATTGAAGTATTTGCGACCAATGAAAAAGATCTCCCTGTAGCGGGTCTTAAAGACTTTGAAATTAAAAAAGTCGTCCAACTCATTCCAGCTGGTGCAAGCGGTGCGGGTAATTCGGCCCAATGGCAATTTATTGGCTCCGAAAAAGCCTTTACTGACCATGGTAACGGTAATTACAGTTTTACCGTCAATGTTGAAGGCTTTAATCCAGATTTAACTCAACGTTATAATGTCATTGCAAGTGCATCAACTTTGCAAGATGGGGTTACCGGAGTCCCGCGTACTGAAATTACCGAAGATTTTGACGGTGAAGGATTCGAAGCTAAATACACTAAAAACATAGTCAGTGGCGCTACTTGTAATACCTGCCATGCTGAAGGCGAAAGTATTTATCATAGCTACACTGATTTAGAAACTTGTACATCATGTCATACCAATGAATTGGCGATTGAAAAAGGCAAGGTTCAAGATGAGTTCAGTCACTTAATTCATAATGTTCATAACAATGCCAAAATGTACGGCCGCAATTTGGACAAGAGTGCAGAAGTTGCACATGCGATAGTGCAAGACAATTGCACCACTTGTCATGTTAACTCAGAACAACTTAGCGAATCGAACAACTGGTCTCGTATTCCAACCATGGAAGCCTGTTCAAGTTGTCATACCGACATTGACTTTAAAACGGGTCAAGGTCATCCGCAACAAGTTGATAATTCAAATTGTATCGCGTGCCACAATGCAAGTTGGACAGAAGAGTTGCATACAACTTCGTATACTCAGAAAAAAGCATTTATCGATTTATACGGAATGACAGCAACATTAACGGCTAATAAATCAAGCGCTGAAGACAAATCAGCGACCCTATCGGTAACGATTTTAGATGCTAATGGTACGGCGATTGACGCAACAAGCTTAGTCAGCAAAATTCAACGCGTTGAAACCATTACGAACGTCGGGCCTAACTTCCCAATTATGGGATATAACCCTAGTCCAGGAAGCGGTCTAGCCAAAATTAGTAAAGATTTGATTAAAGCAGGTCTGTTACAAGCAGATGTCGTCATTGAGTCAGGTAAGTTGGTATACAACATTGCATCATTGCCGTTTGGCTCAGGCGATACAGATACTGCCTTTAGCTTTATTGGTCTTGAAATGTGTAACGATGGTCTGCAAGCTATTGATTGTGTTGATAGCGTGGCAACTACCAGTATGAAAGCCGAATTCACAGTAGGGACTTTCTCTGGTAATGCGCCTAGCTATCGTCACACTGACTCGGTCAATTTTGGTTCATGTGATAATTGCCATGGCGACACCTTTGAGTTACATAAAGGCCACCATGCTGGTTTTGTGATGTCAGAACAATTAGCTCGTGAGCTTAATGGCGAAGTCACCATAGGTTTAGATGGTTGTGTGGCTTGTCATACTCCCGATGGCACTTATGCTTCTGGTGCTAATAAAGGCGCAATTGAAATGAAATTGCACAGTGTTCATGGTGAACAAGGCATTATCAAAGACTGCACTCAGTGTCACAACGATTTTAATCTTGATGCATTCAAAGTGAAAGGTGCACTTGCTACGTCTGCTGGCCTTTATACAACACCTATCACTGCAACGTGTGCATCTTGTCATGGATTTGACACGATTTCGCAGCATGCGCAAAGCCAAGGTGCGGTTGTTAATGGTAGCTATCAAGAAGCCAATGATGCTGCGCAGTTAGAAACCTGTTTCTTCTGCCATGCACCCACCATTGAAAACCACACACAAGTGAAACTTTAA
- a CDS encoding DUF2057 domain-containing protein, whose product MKSLFTTSALLAFLTSSSVLAANLTIPMSFEYLALDGAEVETSMFNHQSDLTLTNGTHKIAIRYHDVVDDSFSDSQSFVKSTPLILTLMVDGDHQYRLQPANGDVIKNPKAFAKNPQISIKRQDNAAVTYNVEQTNFTEKSFLTSLFNNKNQHDIETLSASATGNGSQPVQALAVKSDIESATMSAPTIAPTTAQVPAATQKTTPAQAEQMLQYWWLQADDKTRKEFMGWAIKQL is encoded by the coding sequence ATGAAATCTTTATTTACCACAAGTGCGCTTTTGGCATTTTTAACATCATCATCAGTCTTAGCCGCTAATTTAACCATTCCAATGTCTTTTGAGTACCTAGCACTTGATGGGGCAGAAGTTGAAACCAGCATGTTCAATCATCAATCGGATTTAACCTTAACCAATGGTACCCATAAAATTGCGATCCGTTATCATGATGTAGTTGATGACTCTTTTAGTGATAGCCAAAGTTTCGTAAAATCAACCCCATTAATTTTAACCTTAATGGTTGATGGCGATCATCAATATCGATTACAACCAGCTAACGGTGACGTGATAAAGAATCCAAAAGCATTCGCCAAAAATCCACAAATCAGCATTAAACGCCAAGATAATGCAGCGGTAACTTACAATGTAGAACAAACTAATTTTACTGAAAAGTCATTTCTTACGAGTCTGTTTAACAATAAAAACCAGCATGATATTGAAACCTTATCGGCTTCAGCTACGGGTAACGGCAGCCAACCGGTACAAGCATTAGCAGTCAAATCAGATATTGAATCGGCTACCATGAGTGCGCCCACCATCGCACCGACTACTGCACAAGTTCCAGCAGCAACACAAAAAACAACCCCAGCGCAAGCAGAGCAAATGCTGCAATATTGGTGGTTACAAGCCGACGATAAAACGCGTAAAGAATTTATGGGCTGGGCAATTAAGCAGCTCTAA
- a CDS encoding OmcA/MtrC family decaheme c-type cytochrome — MMKTITVSPAAKAVLGAGLMALALSGCGGSDGTNGEDGPDGIIGVNIDATSTLKATFTDATVVNGKVSVAFTLKNANGVAVLGLTKDHDLRFGIAQLTPVIEMVGADGAKVEVDRGYQWQSYINTTKQPNASWIPDGETDIAPSAQFQAEVEAASKCADCLVDNLDGSYSYTFQTNIAQVIEPLSITYQAEDTQRITLELQQPLITANAHYDFQPSTGLTEDIASRDVVSINACYTCHQPESLALHGGRRIDIENCASCHTATSGDPETGNSVDFTYMIHAIHKGQDRVTSTADGNAAAPYKVIGYGGGIHNYGNVMYPQKPAADCSACHVEGTNAPKDAALFNANKSDTACIACHTELASQQHIGVGTNCTSCHIEEGYARSAKEAHGDVMKAYNDTQTMKVVFSDVTVTADNKFSTNVSFTDVSGQVIPAEFIDQGSRIVMAWDSDKNYPAYNDASYSARRLKLNEGTANTDNSWTMVWNNVTLPTDYVGKTFELWSAVTACYNHGGYGRPEVKLTACSTDNVQKVEIKSSPYHFVMAASAVDNSQSTAARRNIINTASCQGCHNQEVYHYDNGVNCQTCHTADKTLRSDDTYPGGKKSTSFAFKAHSAEGHYLKYAGVKSGTVLKTDCKTCHTADGIQLGRAADRVWRYGDIETGADVWMSSDTGACLSCHQKYRTDATVAHIESNGGIVDGISEDDARNRSSEICSTCHTVDRVTKTHGF; from the coding sequence ATGATGAAGACAATAACAGTTAGTCCCGCTGCAAAGGCGGTATTGGGTGCTGGGCTTATGGCTTTAGCACTATCGGGTTGTGGAGGCAGTGATGGTACCAATGGCGAAGATGGGCCAGATGGAATAATCGGTGTCAATATCGATGCGACATCGACCTTAAAAGCGACCTTTACCGACGCAACCGTAGTCAATGGAAAAGTCAGTGTTGCCTTTACCCTTAAAAATGCTAATGGCGTGGCAGTATTAGGACTAACAAAAGATCATGATCTTCGTTTTGGTATTGCGCAATTAACCCCTGTGATTGAAATGGTCGGTGCTGACGGTGCTAAAGTTGAAGTTGACCGCGGCTATCAGTGGCAGTCTTACATCAATACAACCAAGCAACCTAACGCAAGCTGGATACCTGATGGCGAAACCGATATTGCTCCTTCAGCACAATTTCAAGCTGAGGTTGAAGCTGCATCAAAATGTGCAGATTGCTTAGTTGACAATCTAGACGGTTCTTACTCATATACTTTTCAAACAAATATTGCTCAAGTAATAGAACCATTAAGTATCACTTACCAAGCTGAAGATACTCAACGTATTACCTTAGAACTACAACAACCCTTAATTACTGCAAATGCTCATTACGACTTTCAACCGTCGACAGGCTTAACCGAAGATATTGCGTCCCGCGACGTCGTCTCGATTAATGCTTGTTATACCTGTCATCAACCAGAAAGCTTAGCATTGCACGGCGGTCGTCGAATCGATATTGAAAACTGTGCATCATGCCATACCGCCACGTCTGGCGATCCTGAAACCGGTAATAGTGTTGATTTCACCTACATGATCCATGCCATTCATAAAGGCCAAGATCGCGTAACCAGCACTGCTGATGGCAATGCAGCCGCCCCGTATAAAGTGATTGGCTATGGCGGTGGAATACACAATTACGGCAACGTGATGTATCCGCAAAAACCTGCTGCCGATTGTAGTGCATGTCACGTAGAGGGCACAAACGCTCCCAAAGATGCTGCACTGTTTAATGCCAATAAAAGTGATACCGCTTGTATTGCCTGTCATACAGAATTAGCGTCTCAACAACATATTGGTGTCGGCACAAATTGTACTTCATGCCATATTGAAGAAGGTTATGCTCGCAGTGCAAAAGAAGCCCATGGCGATGTAATGAAAGCCTATAATGACACTCAAACCATGAAAGTGGTCTTTAGCGACGTTACTGTGACAGCTGACAACAAGTTCAGCACTAACGTGAGCTTTACTGATGTCAGTGGCCAAGTGATACCTGCTGAGTTTATCGACCAAGGTAGCCGAATTGTAATGGCGTGGGACAGTGACAAAAACTATCCAGCGTATAACGACGCCAGTTACAGTGCTCGTCGCCTTAAGTTAAACGAAGGAACCGCCAATACAGATAATAGTTGGACCATGGTTTGGAATAACGTCACCTTACCCACCGATTATGTGGGTAAAACCTTTGAGTTATGGTCTGCGGTAACCGCCTGTTATAACCATGGTGGTTACGGAAGACCTGAGGTCAAATTGACCGCCTGCAGCACTGATAATGTCCAAAAAGTGGAAATTAAAAGTAGTCCCTATCATTTTGTTATGGCAGCAAGCGCTGTAGACAATAGCCAAAGTACCGCCGCGCGTAGAAATATTATTAATACTGCTAGCTGTCAAGGTTGTCACAACCAAGAAGTGTATCACTATGATAATGGTGTTAATTGCCAAACCTGTCATACCGCTGATAAGACCCTTAGGAGTGATGACACTTACCCTGGTGGTAAAAAATCGACCAGTTTTGCCTTTAAAGCCCACAGCGCTGAAGGCCATTATCTTAAATATGCCGGTGTTAAATCTGGCACTGTGTTAAAAACCGACTGTAAAACCTGTCATACCGCGGATGGAATACAACTCGGTAGAGCCGCAGACAGAGTATGGCGTTATGGCGATATCGAGACTGGCGCTGATGTATGGATGTCATCAGATACTGGAGCATGTTTAAGTTGTCATCAAAAGTATCGTACTGATGCCACCGTGGCACATATTGAATCTAACGGCGGTATTGTTGATGGCATCAGTGAAGACGATGCTCGTAATCGTTCATCAGAAATATGCTCGACGTGTCATACCGTAGATCGCGTGACTAAAACACATGGTTTTTAA
- a CDS encoding late competence development ComFB family protein, translating into MQLEIRNYYEVLLLEMLRDEGLMEELPEEYLADLCCVTLNQLPVRYIRHLVDTYFFENYQELQQMKTEISESLERSRQFLKMNLQKRLKEEAELAAEQQ; encoded by the coding sequence ATGCAATTAGAGATCCGAAACTATTATGAAGTTCTATTATTGGAAATGTTAAGAGATGAAGGCTTAATGGAAGAGCTTCCAGAAGAATACTTAGCTGATTTGTGCTGTGTCACACTGAATCAGTTACCTGTTAGATACATACGACATTTAGTAGACACTTATTTCTTCGAAAATTACCAAGAACTGCAACAGATGAAAACAGAGATAAGTGAATCTCTTGAACGTTCGAGACAATTCCTTAAAATGAATTTACAGAAACGCTTAAAAGAAGAAGCTGAATTAGCTGCCGAACAACAGTAG